TTGCCGAAACCTGTGAAACCCTCGCCGCAGACGCCCGCAGCATCGCCCGCAGCGCAATCAACACCATCGAAACCAACGGCATCACCCACCCAGACTACACCATCATCCGCCCCGTAAAGACCATCTCCCGCGTCAACCTTGACAAACTGAAAACACTCTTCCCCCGGATCGCAGAAAAACTCACCCACATCCGCGCCTGTGACGCAGAAAAACTCATCGGCAGAACCGAACTCTGCCACCTCACCGAAGAAATCGCCGGCGACCGTATCCTCCCCTACCTCAGAATCAACATCAGCGACCTCGCAAAAGAACTCAGCCCGGCAGAACTTCCCGCCTACCTCATCACCACCCAAAAACCCCTTGACCCCTGCATCATCCGCCGGGAGGACACCCATGTACTGGTATGACTACCCCGAACTCCGCGACCGCGCCTACCTCATCGCAAAACTTCGCGAAGGCCTCAGCTACCGCCAGATAGGGGACATCCTCGGCTGCTCCCGCGACGTCATCCGCGGCGCAGTACGAAAACACAAACTCAGCCGTCCCCTCATCTTCAGCCCGCCGAAGCAGACATAACATACCCCAACCCTTTTTTTCAAACAGACTGCCGACAACATATCCGGACAAAAAAGGTACCACGCGGCCCGGCGTCTCCGGTCCTGCCGCCGCACCCTCATGATCCCGCTGTATCTCCGCATCCTCCGCACCGGAAAGAAAAAACCTCCCCTCTCCCGGAACATATTATCCCCGCATCCCCAATATACAAATCA
The window above is part of the Methanocorpusculum vombati genome. Proteins encoded here:
- a CDS encoding helix-turn-helix domain-containing protein, which produces MYWYDYPELRDRAYLIAKLREGLSYRQIGDILGCSRDVIRGAVRKHKLSRPLIFSPPKQT